One genomic window of Mauremys mutica isolate MM-2020 ecotype Southern chromosome 5, ASM2049712v1, whole genome shotgun sequence includes the following:
- the LOC123371513 gene encoding uncharacterized protein LOC123371513 isoform X1, translating to MPGWRGRCPQGTAEPAARPFWAMLGLLAREPGMGWLAESLSQRAAPRSPPASSRSRRGGRWAAASSVSTSPGPRAAAGRARTRSRREQWGRLAAGGDAGAALAAAAAEQALGDAPKGGCISGPHIGDGPSLVSEQHTLGPWPWKALDLLERSGDARIWQAYHAGLMHFFLFREEMGMPAVWPVPEDQIRGFVVAMELQGLSSPKILMYLAALSYISKITGHPDPLQDFVTCHIVAGLQWREGNQRYCRSHVTIEVLRSLLGTVQSVCSSLYECLLFRALFTVTFFGALRVEEVVAEHHNWAQPELLYMSDVQLTEERVNIYLHTSYLGQERFLISLGLSRETWVCPVEALCNYVAARPRGDGPLFVHWDGTPLTRRQFLAVFRSALRLLGLCPEQYGVHSFWLGAVVTAARYRCSEETILRLGRWQGIHPKRRQK from the exons ATGCCCGGCTGGAGGGGCCGCTGCCCGCAGGGCACGGCCGAGCCCGCCGCCCGCCCGTTCTGGGCGATGCTGGGGCTCCTGGCCCGGGAGCCCGGCatggggtggctggcggagagtctCTCCCAGCGGGCGGCCCCGCGCTCGCCGCCCGCCTCGAGCCGCAGCAGGCGCGGTGGCCGTTGGGCAGCCGCAAGCAGCGTCAGCACAAGCCCAGGTCCCCGTGCGGCCGCGGGCCGGGCGAGGACGCGGAGCCGCAGGGAGCAGTGGGGTCGCCTCGCCGCTGGGGGAGACGCCGGAGCGGCCCTGGCGGCAGCCGCCGCGGAACAGGCGTTAGGAGACGCGCCCAAGG GTGGATGTATTTCTGGACCTCATATAGGAGATGGACCTAGCCTCGTCTCTGAGCAGCATACGTTGGGCCCTTGGCCCTGGAAGGCCTTGGACTTGTTGGAGCGTTCAGGTGATGCCAGAATTTGGCAAGCCTACCATGCAGGCCTGATGCACTTTTTTCTCTTTAGAGAAGAGATGGGAATGCCTGCAGTTTGGCCAGTTCCAGAGGATCAAATTAGAGGGTTTGTGGTGGCTATGGAATTACAAGGCTTGTCTTCACCGAAAATACTGATGTATTTGGCAGCACTCTCCTATATTTCCAAAATCACAGGTCACCCTGATCCTCTTCAAGATTTTGTAACATGTCATATAGTGGCAGGGTTGCAGTGGAGGGAAGGTAATCAAAGATATTGCAGATCTCATGTAACCATTGAGGTGTTGCGATCTCTCTTGGGCACAGTACAATCTGTGTGTAGCTCTCTTTATGAATGTTTGTTGTTCCGTGCCTTATTTACTGTGACTTTTTTTGGGGCTCTTCGGGTGGAAGAGGTGGTAGCAGAGCACCACAACTGGGCACAGCCAGAGCTCCTGTATATGAGTGATGTCCAGCTGACTGAGGAAAGAGTGAACATTTACCTGCATACGTCCTACCTGGGCCAAGAAAGGTTTTTGATCTCTCTTGGATTATCTAGAGAGACATGGGTATGCCCTGTTGAGGCACTGTGCAATTACGTGGCAGCCAGGCCACGAGGGGATGGGCCTCTCTTTGTACACTGGGATGGCACACCATTGACAAGGAGACAGTTCTTGGCTGTCTTCCGTTCTGCTTTAAGGTTACTTGGCCTTTGTCCAGAGCAATATGGTGTACATTCTTTCTGGTTGGGAGCTGTTGTGACTGCTGCACGCTATAGATGTTCTGAAGAAACTATTTTGCGCCTGGGCAGGTGGCAAGGTATCCACCCAAAGAGGAGACAGAAGTAG
- the LOC123371513 gene encoding uncharacterized protein LOC123371513 isoform X2: protein MPGWRGRCPQGTAEPAARPFWAMLGLLAREPGMGWLAESLSQRAAPRSPPASSRSRRGGRWAAASSVSTSPGPRAAAGRARTRSRREQWGRLAAGGDAGAALAAAAAEQALGDAPKGGCISGPHIGDGPSLVSEQHTLGPWPWKALDLLERSGDARIWQAYHAGLMHFFLFREEMGMPAVWPVPEDQIRGFVVAMELQGLSSPKILMYLAALSYISKITGHPDPLQDFVTCHIVAGLQWREGNQRYCRSHVTIEVLRSLLGTVQSVCSSLYECLLFRALFTVTFFGALRVEEVVAEHHNWAQPELLYMSDVQLTEERVNIYLHTSYLGQERFLISLGLSRETWVCPVEALCNYVAARPRGDGPLFVHSFWLGAVVTAARYRCSEETILRLGRWQGIHPKRRQK, encoded by the exons ATGCCCGGCTGGAGGGGCCGCTGCCCGCAGGGCACGGCCGAGCCCGCCGCCCGCCCGTTCTGGGCGATGCTGGGGCTCCTGGCCCGGGAGCCCGGCatggggtggctggcggagagtctCTCCCAGCGGGCGGCCCCGCGCTCGCCGCCCGCCTCGAGCCGCAGCAGGCGCGGTGGCCGTTGGGCAGCCGCAAGCAGCGTCAGCACAAGCCCAGGTCCCCGTGCGGCCGCGGGCCGGGCGAGGACGCGGAGCCGCAGGGAGCAGTGGGGTCGCCTCGCCGCTGGGGGAGACGCCGGAGCGGCCCTGGCGGCAGCCGCCGCGGAACAGGCGTTAGGAGACGCGCCCAAGG GTGGATGTATTTCTGGACCTCATATAGGAGATGGACCTAGCCTCGTCTCTGAGCAGCATACGTTGGGCCCTTGGCCCTGGAAGGCCTTGGACTTGTTGGAGCGTTCAGGTGATGCCAGAATTTGGCAAGCCTACCATGCAGGCCTGATGCACTTTTTTCTCTTTAGAGAAGAGATGGGAATGCCTGCAGTTTGGCCAGTTCCAGAGGATCAAATTAGAGGGTTTGTGGTGGCTATGGAATTACAAGGCTTGTCTTCACCGAAAATACTGATGTATTTGGCAGCACTCTCCTATATTTCCAAAATCACAGGTCACCCTGATCCTCTTCAAGATTTTGTAACATGTCATATAGTGGCAGGGTTGCAGTGGAGGGAAGGTAATCAAAGATATTGCAGATCTCATGTAACCATTGAGGTGTTGCGATCTCTCTTGGGCACAGTACAATCTGTGTGTAGCTCTCTTTATGAATGTTTGTTGTTCCGTGCCTTATTTACTGTGACTTTTTTTGGGGCTCTTCGGGTGGAAGAGGTGGTAGCAGAGCACCACAACTGGGCACAGCCAGAGCTCCTGTATATGAGTGATGTCCAGCTGACTGAGGAAAGAGTGAACATTTACCTGCATACGTCCTACCTGGGCCAAGAAAGGTTTTTGATCTCTCTTGGATTATCTAGAGAGACATGGGTATGCCCTGTTGAGGCACTGTGCAATTACGTGGCAGCCAGGCCACGAGGGGATGGGCCTCTCTT TGTACATTCTTTCTGGTTGGGAGCTGTTGTGACTGCTGCACGCTATAGATGTTCTGAAGAAACTATTTTGCGCCTGGGCAGGTGGCAAGGTATCCACCCAAAGAGGAGACAGAAGTAG